A single window of Rhodamnia argentea isolate NSW1041297 chromosome 5, ASM2092103v1, whole genome shotgun sequence DNA harbors:
- the LOC115746627 gene encoding acetyl-CoA-benzylalcohol acetyltransferase-like: MSRFRFSSNSISKLKAQARQYAKDSMANDFQLSRVEVVSALISRALVDVDQHRRGEQRVFVVYMTVNLRRKINLAIPANSCGNLFALMFARSDPPIVGESKLEFNGMVNLIRHMIADAKTKYAMVGDGEELCSMVGTSLTELAKTWCTGEECLINFTSWCLFRLYENDFGWGRPVLVSNTPVNLGSIVLIDDEESGGIDAWITVNEDEMILLKQDPEILAFTS; this comes from the coding sequence ATGAGTAGGTTCAGGTTCAGCAGTAATTCTATAtcaaagctgaaagcccaagcTAGACAATATGCAAAGGACTCGATGGCCAATGATTTCCAGCTTTCAAGGGTGGAGGTTGTTTCGGCACTTATAAGTAGAGCTCTCGTCGATGTTGATCAACATAGACGCGGCGAACAAAGGGTTTTCGTAGTTTATATGACGGTTAATTTGCGCAGGAAAATCAATCTAGCAATACCCGCTAATTCTTGTGGCAATCTCTTTGCCTTGATGTTTGCACGATCCGATCCACCCATAGTCGGCGAAAGCAAGTTGGAGTTTAATGGGATGGTGAATTTAATCCGCCACATGATAGCGGACGCCAAAACAAAATATGCAATGGTAGGTGACGGTGAGGAGCTCTGCTCAATGGTGGGCACTTCTCTAACCGAATTAGCCAAAACTTGGTGCACAGGCGAAGAGTGTCTGATTAATTTTACTAGCTGGTGCCTGTTCAGGCTGTATGAGAATGACTTCGGGTGGGGAAGGCCGGTTCTCGTCTCCAACACACCAGTGAATTTAGGATCGATTGTTCTTATTGACGACGAAGAAAGCGGAGGAATCGATGCGTGGATAACCGtcaatgaagatgagatgattctTCTTAAACAAGATCCGGAAATTCTGGCGTTCACTTCCTAG
- the LOC115746625 gene encoding acetyl-CoA-benzylalcohol acetyltransferase-like — translation MKVEVQWKKLVKPSVPTPNNRQKWKLSSMDELQPLVYVGVIFYYRDYAEKPGVDIAQRLHQMEESLSKTLTIFYPMAGRYKEIDDCFVHCNDLGVEFVHAKVDGQIDQGLHGDPDMDSLNCLSRFPTKVVGNPLVVIQVNTFECGGLAIGVRFAHKIGDMYTMAMFINSWATTCRGNIDAIVCPNFELSSLFPVKESGVPFRPPPLIGKEDFVSSRFRFSGNAISKLKALARDNAKDSMAIDFHLSRVEVVSALISRALVDVDRNINGEQRAFVVCMTVNLRQKINLAIPSNTCGNLFAFMFARSGQPTAGKSKLEFKGMVNVIRHLISDAKTKYATVGDGEELCSIVRNSLTEFSRTLSTTEDCLIGISSWCWFGLYENDFGWGRPVLVTSTPTNFRFIFLIDGEESGGIDAWITIDKDEMILLKQDPEFLAFTS, via the coding sequence ATGAAGGTGGAAGTACAATGGAAGAAGTTGGTCAAGCCGTCAGTGCCGACACCAAACAACCGGCAAAAATGGAAGCTATCATCAATGGATGAGCTTCAGCCGCTCGTTTATGTGGGTGTTATCTTCTACTATAGAGATTATGCTGAGAAACCAGGAGTTGATATTGCTCAAAGGCTCCACCAAATGGAGGAGTCGCTTTCCAAAACCCTAACAATCTTTTATCCTATGGCAGGTAGATATAAGGAGATCGACGATTGCTTTGTCCATTGTAATGACCTTGGAGTTGAGTTCGTCCATGCCAAAGTGGATGGCCAGATTGATCAGGGTCTCCATGGAGACCCCGACATGGATTCGCTAAATTGTTTGTCGAGATTCCCGACTAAGGTAGTAGGCAATCCGTTAGTTGTGATTCAAGTGAATACCTTCGAGTGCGGTGGATTAGCAATAGGCGTGCGCTTTGCACACAAGATTGGTGACATGTACACCATGGCCATGTTCATTAATTCATGGGCTACCACTTGCCGAGGTAACATAGATGCAATAGTCTGTCCAAATTTCGAGTTGTCATCTCTATTCCCGGTGAAAGAGTCGGGTGTTCCATTTAGGCCTCCACCACTTATTGGCAAGGAAGATTTCGTCAGCAGTAGGTTCAGGTTCAGTGGCAATGCTATATCAAAGCTGAAAGCCCTAGCTAGAGACAATGCAAAGGACTCGATGGCCATTGATTTCCATCTTTCAAGGGTGGAGGTTGTTTCAGCACTAATAAGTAGGGCTCTCGTCGATGTTGATCGAAATATAAATGGCGAACAAAGGGCTTTCGTGGTTTGCATGACTGTTAACTTGCGCCAGAAAATCAATCTAGCAATACCCTCGAATACTTGTGGCAATCTCTTTGCCTTTATGTTTGCACGATCCGGTCAACCCACAGCCGGCAAAAGCAAGTTGGAGTTCAAAGGGATGGTGAATGTGATCCGCCACTTGATATCGGACGCCAAAACAAAATATGCAACAGTAGGTGACGGTGAGGAGCTCTGCTCAATCGTGAGAAATTCTCTAACTGAATTCTCCAGAACTTTGTCCACAACCGAAGATTGTCTGATTGGTATTTCTAGCTGGTGCTGGTTCGGGCTATATGAGAATGACTTCGGGTGGGGAAGGCCGGTTCTCGTCACCAGCACACCAACGAATTTCagattcatttttcttattgaCGGCGAAGAGAGCGGAGGAATCGATGCATGGATAACCATCGATAAAGATGAGATGATTCTTCTTAAACAAGATCCGGAATTTCTGGCATTCACTTCCTAG
- the LOC115746639 gene encoding acetyl-CoA-benzylalcohol acetyltransferase-like → MKVEVQSRKLIKPSAPTPNHHCKLNLSCIDELQHPGYAGFLFYYRADGENREDDTFQRLRLLEESLSETLVNFYPLAGRYIEEGLFIDCNDQGVEFVHARVNCQLDHLLQGGFDVDLLSCLSKFPLGLAGNPLVVIQVNVFDCRGLVISLRSCHKLGDMSTMATFMNSWATVCRSGINELASPYFNLSSLFPVKGSVVTRWPPLRGGVKFTMNRFIFSGAALSRLKLAAAKIERISRVEVVCALLCKVFVTMDREKHGRLRPFVVCHSMNLRGRVNLPIPTNAFGNFYTMVVGRHTMDQNGLNLEAFAKVIHDTFVSAKTRYAATADGESCMNMVKDSIRESKEWAAHSDRENVVAFSSWCGFPFYDIDFGWGKPDLVSNTCIPVRMVFLIDSKSEGGIDAWIMLSPEEKVLLEQDPDIVAFTS, encoded by the coding sequence ATGAAGGTGGAAGTGCAAAGCAGGAAACTGATCAAGCCATCGGCTCCGACGCCGAATCATCATTGCAAGCTAAACCTTTCCTGCATAGATGAGCTTCAGCATCCGGGTTATGCAGGTTTCCTTTTCTACTACCGGGCCGATGGCGAAAACCGTGAAGACGATACTTTCCAAAGGCTTCGCCTTTTGGAGGAGTCGCTTTCAGAAACCCTAGTGAACTTCTACCCTCTAGCTGGTCGGTACATCGAGGAAGGGCTCTTTATCGACTGTAACGACCAAGGAGTAGAATTTGTGCACGCCAGAGTGAATTGCCAGCTTGATCATCTCCTCCAGGGAGGCTTCGACGTGGACCTGCTCAGCTGTTTGTCCAAGTTCCCACTGGGACTTGCCGGCAATCCCCTAGTCGTGATTCAAGTGAACGTATTCGACTGCAGGGGACTCGTGATCAGCCTGCGCTCTTGCCACAAGTTAGGCGACATGTCCACCATGGCAACATTCATGAATTCATGGGCTACAGTGTGCCGGAGTGGAATCAATGAGCTAGCCTCGCCGTATTTCAACCTTTCCTCTCTATTCCCAGTGAAGGGGTCGGTAGTCACTCGCTGGCCTCCACTCCGTGGTGGAGTAAAATTCACGATGAATCGGTTCATATTCAGCGGTGCGGCCCTATCGAGACTAAAACTAGCTGCGGCTAAAATTGAGCGGATATCGAGAGTGGAGGTCGTGTGCGCACTATTATGTAAGGTGTTTGTAACCATGGATCGAGAGAAACACGGCCGCCTAAGACCCTTCGTGGTTTGTCACTCGATGAACCTGCGAGGGAGAGTCAATCTACCCATACCAacaaatgcgtttggtaacttcTACACCATGGTCGTCGGCCGACACACCATGGATCAGAATGGCCTGAATCTCGAGGCGTTTGCGAAGGTGATCCACGACACATTTGTGAGTGCCAAGACAAGGTACGCGGCGACAGCGGACGGAGAGTCGTGCATGAACATGGTGAAGGACTCTATAAGAGAATCCAAAGAATGGGCTGCTCACAGTGATCGGGAGAACGTGGTGGCCTTTTCAAGCTGGTGTGGTTTCCCGTTCTATGACATCGATTTTGGGTGGGGGAAGCCGGACTTGGTGAGCAACACGTGCATTCCTGTCCGTATGGTTTTTCTCATCGATAGCAAATCTGAGGGTGGAATCGATGCGTGGATCATGCTAAGCCCAGAGGAGAAGGTTCTTTTGGAGCAAGACCCTGACATTGTGGCTTTCACTTCCTAG